TAAAGAGAGAATCACAATAGATTTCACACTTGTCAATATCATTATAAAGCACATTACTAATACAATGCAATTTACGGCTATAAAATTGCAGCTATAAACAGCAGTCAGATCGTTTGCCATTTATCATGCGGTGAGGATCATCCTGCAGCATTGTTGTAAAATATTGTTTGGTAAGGGTTTTCTTGGTCAAAGATGTTATTATTTATATCCAATTGATTTAACAgagctttctttttcttttctaggCTCAGAAGCTGAAGACAAACAACACAATAGATGTGTTATGTGTGGTAAGTATCCTTCAAACATACTTCTTTCaagttagaaaaaaaaatgacagcaCATCCAAAACCAGACATATCTCTGATATATGTCAAGTGCTATTGAAAGCATGCATCAATGATGGAAAAGAGAGACAAAGCAGTAATTATCTCATGTCACGTTGACCCCTTTCGGCTGAACCTTGACCTGGCACTAGAGGGTCCTTCCCGcccagtagggctgggcgattaatcgaaaaataatcgaaatcgacattcagaacctataatcgatcaaatgtttccaggtcgattatttcgattactttccctttaaaaacagtaccgcgtgtggagtcacgtgaccccgctccgttacattacgttattccgccgacatgtccatggagagcttaaaaaatttacacgatatacaagagtaattttgtttagaagacagtgcttattttctactttgaaagtgcattttaggttttcggccgaaagacttttatcaccgaaacaacacggccgaaacagtatgttgacacaaacagaaaccacagcctgcacgtgcttgtctgaagcaacacgtctgcggtgtggacgtatggaaagacccacggatagcgatttgcaaaacttgttttgccgaaatttccagaggggttgtgtctgcagtcgtgcgtgcagtgataagagcagagatcgagacaagatgtagctttcagtgagtgaaaaacattagctttacgacgttggtgttacgtcacaatattttaaagatatgtcttttcatactgtatttttattaatatttatgttttaaaccatggaggtgagccaatggatatcacacaagcaacgtgaaaactgcgcaatgttaaaatgaaagtgaaaacggattttcagcatctgacgtgcattctctcagagacaatgagagacgattatacttcatatgctgatattaatttagtcccctaatattttccttgtgccctgaagatggtgggaaacgtataaaaagaaacgtatattgtgcaaggtttgtttcagaaaatcggttcttgaaataaagctcttaattttaattgaaaactgcactgttattaggggttaagaaagtattaattatgatttcaggtgttaaatgtggggactgaaagacaagaaatgatgaaacttcaaaaggctatccattgaataaatctgagcgctgcacgtttcaaagtcatttgttgcgctgctttgtataccagtctgacagcgcctcctgctggaagagaaacgcgtagacttgtaaatgtgaatttttttacagtctatgatgtgatggatccagaagataatgttataaaaatgtaaacgattaaacaatttaaacaaaggcagtaaaaaatatgtatgtgtcaagtaataaaatacttgattgataataattgtttaaattaatataattgatttattctttgaaactttaatattaatgtatgcaattgcaatgccttgattctagtaagattagtacacagtcatagccataaaaggaatggtactaataattggcataattttttcggggtttcggttttcggccttggtttcctctttttcggttttcggtttcggccaagaattttcatttcggtgcatccctacttgtcagtgaactatgagggcaaaaaaataaatattatataaatataattaaatataattttattaataaataaaataatcgttcattaatcgtaatcgagttaaaatgttcaattaatcgagattttgattttaggccaaatcgcccagccctaccgcCCAGTATGCACATGATCTTTGCGTTGGGCGATGGCAAAATGTGAACAGTGCTTATCTTCTGCCTTTTAAAGTTCACTAAATGTCATTGTACATAATAAAAGCAACATTATATACTAGAATGACATTTAGTGTTGCAGCAGCAGGTCCAAACAGCCCTAAAACTGAGGACCTCTTTTCAGAGAACAATTTCACTGCTGAATCACAGAGATTTTCTAATCTCTCAGACATCTGAACCCATGTTAGGTATAACTCAGACAGAatggcatttttatttttgaatgaattggaagttgtttttttttggttGCTTTTATAGGGACATTAGCAATTGTTTGCAAGGTGAAAGtcttttaaaaaacacattttttttaaaaacacattatgGTGTACTAAATGCAGGGCGCTATccccatttaaatttttctggattccgggTTTTTATATCCGTTTGCATTTTTCTAGAcgctgttttaatggttaaattaagaaatattaattaaaaagcatgccaaattaatttaaatcatgaaacatacacaatttaacagcaatgtattaaaattttaacaaaaatatttttttaagttcagttttattttgaacaaattctgttttccattcatttttttgcattccatttgaatggttttattaaattttaataaccAAAAGCACCTCtaattaacagattttttttataatttattattttattcttttttttctcagaaatactgtgttgtataTTTACATTTTGCTGGTACATAgattatggtaaaaaaaaattgtaaacattacttaaaaataatgttttaataaaaatatcataattagTAGTAGTgcagtactatcattacattaagtaatatatttctgtcaagtttaaccaaaattttatttggatgggttgctgtaaagacctttaagtttctgtttgtatggACGTTTTTCCTAACGCAGAAGACACGCCTGACTCTTAACTGGAAGGAtactttgcatttccggtctccagtgtttctagtcaaattattatatattccaagctgataatctaatgttacatccattaaaatgtttttaaaaagcacatggctccatagcgccatcactttgcaatgtcgcaatgaccttCATTTGCCAGTGCCTTactcctcaaagtttaatgagtgtgtagatgacacaaagccgatgttagctacattaaaaaaattgggtttctatttgaatgggttcctgttaagaccggaacagaagagcatccaatctgaagttagaattcgtaatggcggcgctcattgtttactcaggaaaaaagaagtggacttctatggtgcccgcgagtttgaccTTCCAAAATTCCGATTAAATGCAGCtccaaaggactctaaacgatcccagctgaggaagaatggtcttatctagcgaaaagatcagttatttttctaagaaaattgaccatttatatactttttaacctcaaatgctcatcttgtctagctctgcctgaactgttttcCGGTTTAAgaaagttagggtaggtcgaaaaactcccattttattttctttaaaatcgtcctgcatcgctgcagaagtaccgacccagagtttactaagtgaacatgcaaagaagatcaaacgccctttgcaaaaaaggtaaaacagtgatgtaggacaattttgacccttctttctttggctgggatcatttagagccctttgaagctgcatttaacctgtattttggaagttcaatctcgggggcaccatagaagtccactatatggagagaaatcctgaaatgttttcctcaaaaaacataatttctttactactgaaaaaagaaagacatgatcatcttgaatgacaagggggtgagtaaattatctgtaaatttttgctctggaagtgaacttctcctttaatattcacagacatgtgtcaagtgtactgacctaatttttatttattcagcaaaTTCTGTAACATTCAGTGTTAttcagtaaattccatttttaatttACGTTTTTAGCATTACAAAAATCATATTAAAGCCTTGGGAAGCCAAGCACATATGCTTAAAACATCAATAATGGAAAAATACGGCAAAATCAAATAGCTGAACTCTCTGACCTTTTGGCTAGTAAGAATAAATGCTCATCCTCTTTCTTGCCTGTTCACTGTTGTGTTTCCCCAAGGACCCACAGATCGATGACCCCAGCTCCTCCAACACCATCTCCAGGAATTCGTCTCCTCGGCAGGCGCCTCTATCAGGCCTTAGCTCTCTGCTGCTCCTGCTGGCTACCTCCTTGCACTGCATCTTCACCGTAGTGATGTTGTAGCCACCTAAGAACATAAAACACGGACAGTCACAATTTGTACAAAGTCAGTCGCTGTTCCTGGTCAATCTGTTGTACTcagtactctctctctctctctttctctctcttagtCCCTCCCGTCCTCTCTCTTGCTGTTCTGTTTTTTAAGAGCTTTTGTTGATGTTGTTGATGCAACGACGCAAAGTGGTCTTGGTGTACTCGAGTTTCTGTCTCTTCCCTCCTGATTTCGCATCGGAAGATGAAACGTGAAAGAAATGCGAGAGAACCTCGGAATCATTGCAGCATTCCCATGTGATGTTGTGCCGTCTACGCAAACGCTGGTGTTTCGAGGGCCAGAAATCATAAGGACTCCTGTCAAAGCAGTAGAGATTAATCTTATCTGTGCGTATGTGTGCACTATCCATTGCTCACTGGCACAGAAAAAGTAAGACCAAGACACTattaaaacttaagttttgagaTGTGCTCACTGTTTATTTCAACAAATTGTCTTTTTTTAGTGAACATTATTAGAGTCTCACTAATTGTGCTTCTCTGTAGTTTTTCTATAGCATCACTGGCCCATCTATAGGTCAAACATATCAAAAGACATTTGCAAAACATCTAGTCATAGAAAGTTTAGAGGGTTTGGAGGGGAGTTTACTGATCAAGAGTTTCTGGATGACCAACAGGACAGTAGCTTGTCTGAAAATACATGAAGGAGCCTATTTGACAATTTTGCTCTTGTTTGTCATGGTGTGTTTGCGTGTGGCTGCATGTGTGAATGCGTAATGCTGTTTGTACGTGAGGATGAGGTCACGGGTTGACTGGATGGATATGTCAATAGAACTGGGGTTTTATAACTCCTGTCACAGTTTATGAAGGAAAACATGGACTGAGGCCAGACAGCAGCATTGATTCTTGTGAAATCAGACGATGTGTCAAGGTTCTGTGTTACAACTGCATATACAAGTATCTGTAAATTGCACATCACCACTCACCAACCGGCATCCGCGTATCTATCAAGTGTATATTGCCTTTCTGATGTTGCTTTGACAGGGATTTTCATACTTTGGCCCAAACGAAACATGCAAACTAGTCAcatatgtattatatactgtagccAGTTTTTTGTACTGTATGTCTATACAAAAGTTACTGAAAGAGTCAGTAGCGGTGATCCTGCATCACAGTTATTTAAAATCGGTGAGAATTCtttcaaaagagaaaaaaaaaatacccagAAGTCTTATATATGTCAGTATGAGGCATGTGCAGTTTAACCACCTCAGCGGTACATGTTAAAAGAGTCTATGACATGCTGCTTTGGTTCATGTggcattttgaacaaaaataatGTATTGTTGTACTCCATGTTATTTACAGGACATTTTAAGTGCtacataaaaaatacacaaaCATATATATACTTCTACATGAGCTATGTTTATAGAGCCTGCTATATTTGAATTGGGATCTGGTTGTACAATGTATTATCATATTGGATGAGGATTTATTGCTTTTCTCAGTAACTATATATGcagtatatatttttgtttagagATTACAGTACAAACTAAGACTTGCATCTGCAATTATTTGCTGTCCTGTCCTATATCCCAACTGAAGGAAATATACAACAGCCATTTATTTACTATAACACTATGTTATTGTTTTATGGTAagccaaaaagaaagaaaaaatctcTTATTTTTGTATCTTTTTGCATTATGAGTTTATTTATTGTAATGTTGTCTTTTCTGCTGGTAAGCAGTACAGAAACTTTAAACATACGAACATTAAAAAACCAAGCATGAGTGATGGAAATGCAATAAAGGCTTTTGGATGCAGTGTGTTATGGATTCTACGCAGGCATTTTGTGGTGGTGGTCTGCTGGATTTGGCTTTGGTTGCAACATAAAGTTGCTGTGAATGTGCTTTCGATGGGAGCAGGACAGTAAGAATCCCACATTGTAAAAAACTATATTTCTCTACATCTACATCTTATTGCTCCAGAGAATTTACAAATGAAACACAAGACTCTTCCACAATCTGTCACATTTCTTCTTAGCTtgtgaaaatgtaaaaagtatTCTATGAAAACGATTAAAAATGTTGACTCATTCAcctttgttgtgttttgtttttacgTGGAGGGTATATAAAAAGAATTTAGCCTAAAAATCGATAGCAATACTTTTGTTTATAGGAGGAGACAGCAGGTCAGTGATAGCTACTTTGAGGACTGCTCAATTAATAAAGTGCCAGATTCGCTTTATTTTCGCATTTACATGATTTTCAATTTTTTGTGCAGAGAAGTTTTCAGAATTTCAGCAGACTTAAAGCGGGGGAAAGTTTTGTAATCctgttattaaataaaattactattataatgattatttttgtattttaacgtGTTTTATTACTACTAGGtagggctgtcaaacaattaatcgcgattaattgcatcaacaacaaaaaacaaaaaacatttacataatatgtgtgtgtgtactgtgtatatttattacacAGTAAaaacacatatagtatgtaaacatttattttgggtgtgattaatcgcaattactCGTTTGACAGCCCCCACTAGCGATTATTTAGGTAATCaagtaatctgtcgattattctgatgattgaTCGAGTAATCAggtaattataattaattttgttgtaataaaaatagacctaagtgaacaataaCTTTTATAATGActgaaaatacatatataatagcaatgaggaaataataattcgaaaaaataatttaaatgaagtatcaaaagcaagtaatcatacaGTTTTATTGAACCAAACtgttaaaataatgtattataaactataTAGCTAACATACATTacacattataacaaatgactgcagagggtgCCAACGGCCTGACTTTTGTTTTTAAACTTTACTGTGccatctaatccttgtttaatattgactaaacaacattaaagcaaaatgtctacttacttttttaatatttggcCACTTTTTACGACAAAAATGCTGCAGCCACTGTAATTTATTGAACATGTggttaaaacttttattttgaaatcgtgatgaACCGTTCACTTGGCGTATTGAGAAAGATTGATGTATTTTCTTGTGTTTGCGTAGGATTATAAACGATTTACCTTTCAAATCTGATGTGGAAATCTGAAATGGCATTCCCAGACCAACGTTATATTAAACCTAAACtcagcaatatgcagagatgaagtttgagacgctccacacatgtaatTGATAACAGTACATGTGGAGCACCATTTACAATAAACAGAGCGCTCTGAAACACACGTACTTAACGTTACGTAACttacgcatgtaaataattaaagcccATATATTGAACATGCATTGCATATATGTATTTAATTGAATCTTAGAATTATGCTAATTAtgctttattataattttaaaatattaccctgatagcacacgtacatctgtgagacgtctgcatttacatctgcaagacatagtttgctcatctgcaatacgtctattaaatgtttcctatcagatgtcaaacagacgtctattagatttagaatgtgtgtaaaactgacatcttacagatgtctgccagacgtttgtactcagcagatgctttccagatcaagagatctttaacagacatcttgcagagcAAACTACGTATtacagatgtcttgcagatgtaaatgcagacgtcaaatagacgtctctgagatgtacTTGTGCTATCAGGGCAGTTATAGGTTTGTAAATATTTGGGATGTGCGCACATCATGGTTGCATAAAACCCAGGAGAGATAGCCTTTACAGCTAGAGAATTACCTGGAGACAGTACAAAATAGTTagatttaaaaagattatagattatattcattagatgtcattttcaaaatgttctccgcatattacaagagcttgtcaaccagcgataagcactgttatttaatgaaatTGACGTTAGATAGTGGGTCTTCCAGATCCGAAACAGGAATGGTGTTTTTGTGGGCGGAGCCTATCTGGTGACAGAACATGACGGTTTTCAAGTGGCAGTCTATGGAGCcttggaataaaagaataaaaatgtaaatttgattttatatttcaaaattctgactttattctcacaattcagagattatatctcacaattctaataagAAAAAACAACTCGTCATTCTCTTTTTTTTCCATCTCGGCTCTTCTggctttttcccctcagaattgacaaacttaCTATTTTTCagttaaatcaagttataaagtccgaattaggaaatataaacttgcatttaagtgaaaaaaaaagtcagaattgtgagattaaataaataaatgttaggtaaaaatgttaatagtaataggtttaaataatatttcatgctgtcACTGTAGGGCTAATACGTCCTCTATGAACAGCGTATGGGAATATTATGTAGAAATGAAAGCTCTAGCATTaagttctgccaggaagactTAATTGTTACGTCACTCAATTTTTTATCTATCCAATCACGTTCTAACACTTGTGGTATAAAAGATCGGTACTCACTCATGtttgagttcgcagatgctgacgCTTCAATTCACcaccatcctccccacctcctcCAAATTGAATCCTTCCCTCCATCCTCCTCACCACCACCACCAGGATGGTCCCTTCCATACCTCACGGGGGTCGGCTGCGCCCCTGCCTTGATCTTCAGGCAGGATATGCAGAGTCCGGACCCTCAGATTGCGAGCTAcggacggggcctacgccaaagaacttTATTGCTTGCTGGGTTGCTAATAAATGGATAATTGTCACAGTATTCATTCTcctgagtctttctggtagaactattgtttaaatcaaatgtatgctataaaagtagagtaatcagcAGTTTTCATCCACAATATGTCCGTTTAAActtctgcgtttagcttcaaatggtgtCTTTAACgacattattatataaaaatgatttgccttccaattttgacatcaaaaggcacaaaaatatttattttttctcttaaTCCATGGATGTTAACCATTTACCtccttgttaccagtgtttttctgcaaccactatgTAGGCACAGCTGCAAGTGAtgtaaccatagactgtaaaaaatatggacgtagtgtccgtgagtttctgtaggtttctgaagagcgtttttgaagcctatagtgggcgggagtcatccgtcgccatcttggaatcgcgtcaccacACGTCACTCccagataatcgaaaatgggcaaaaaggcgggacgtgggtggagctggttgctgaaaccacgcccgcctagcgctacagtggtgacagcagcggcaatccccctgtcactcaagtggccacacccttaattatgccgaactttaaggcttaatataacttaaacggatgagttataaaaaaattcacccccctcacagttgatatgaagggcaaaactagctatatagaccaaaaccactttttgtaaacatacttttttccgctgtaaagttgggcattttaacatgggaaGTTAATGGGAttgactctcttttgcagccagtctcttgtggccagtcgatgaattgcagtttaagtcacttccgtgttggtttcaatagagagagcgggaggttgccgcttggatGTAACTGACGTCTGCTATAAATTGGTCTATTaattggtcagttacccggatgcatggCCATATCAGCGATCAGGGGCGTCGGACAGGGGGTAATAGTGGAACAGAGGAACAGGGGCCCATGGCGAGGGGGGGGGGACCATCGCGAACGTAATATTGCGATCACGCACACCAATGCGAGATCAATGCAAAGACAGTTTACTTTTTACTTTGATCAGATCTGATTACAGAAAGACTGAACCcaagtgtgaacactcataaaaAAACAGCTATTCCATTTGAGAATAAATGCTTATCATTCCAGTTGAAGTTGTATTTGCAATATAACTTTTTGGCCAACTTGTGCAGCCCTGCTCCTTATCTACGCATGTAACTGAACTGCTGAATCAGCACTAACATGCTGTGTCCTCACTACAGTGGTGCAGTATAAAAAAAGCGAGAGATAAGCACTCAGGTGCAACTCTTGTGCCTGACTCGACCCAGGAGGAACATGAAGAAACTTGCTTCATACGTTTTCTTTATTGTCCTTTGCGGATTGGCATTGTCCCGTAAGTACTGGCAAAGTAGTATTAACAATATCGTTTTTAAAATACAGAGGTCCCCAGATTACTACTGGGAAAAGAttggttaaaaaaaatgaatttagacTGCTTTCAACAGTTCATTCATccatgtgaccatggaccacaaaaccagtcataagggtcacaatttttttaatattaatgtatggtttgttaggataggacaatatttggctaagatacaactatttgaaaatctgaaatttgagagtgcaaaaaaagatTGAGAGAAGCCCCTctaaatttgtccaaataaagttcttagcgatgcatattagtaatcaaaaattaagttgatatattcacggtaggaaatttacaaattatcttcatgaaacataatctttacttaatattctaataatttttggcattaaagaaaaaacgatcattttaacccatacaaagtatttttgcctattgctacaaatacacctgtgctacttaagactggttttgtggtccagggtcacaaatttgttCATTAAGCAATTCTACTGTAAATGTGGGTCAACCACTGTCACTTCACATTAAAGAGTTTTTTAAGTGTTGAAAACATCTTGTTATATCAACAACAGAGCcgaagaaagacagaaaatgttTAAGGGGGAAGGTCATCACGTTCCCAAAGCTGACCACCGACAACTGGGTGAAGCTCCACCCGAATGAATCCATGGACCTGTCTGCAGCCACTGTGTGTTTGCGATTCTACACTGAACGAATAAGTCTCGACCCATGTCTTTTTTCTCTGGCTACACCGTCCTACGCTGAAGACTTTTCCTTACGTTGGTTAGGTTACAGCAAACAGTACAAGATGACTGTTCATAATGTCTGGGATCAATTCGATGGGTTGACTTTTAACATAAATGAGTGGATATCAGTGTGTGCGACCTGGGATGCCAACAGTGGTCTTGCACAGATGTTTGTGAATGGAGTAGCCAGCATTAAGAAGGAGTTAGGCCCTAAAGAATTTTTTAAAGGAAACCCTGTCATCACACTCGGCCAGTGTCAGACCCAATATGATGGAGGGTTCCAATCACAAAGTATCTTCACAGGTTTCATAGCAGATGTGCACGTACATGGACAAGTCCTGACCACCCGTCAGATTGAGACCTACATGGATGTGAAGACCAAATACAAACTTGGTGATTACATTAACTGGCACAATCTGATGTACACCATTGATGGGTCTGCACGAGTGGAAGAAAAACATCAAGTAACATTCTAGCAAAGAAGAGCCGCagtacactgttaaaaaaaaaactaattttacagaaaataactgtaacttttttacagtagttttctgtaatttcaagt
Above is a genomic segment from Garra rufa chromosome 2, GarRuf1.0, whole genome shotgun sequence containing:
- the apcs gene encoding amyloid P component, serum, with the translated sequence MKKLASYVFFIVLCGLALSQPKKDRKCLRGKVITFPKLTTDNWVKLHPNESMDLSAATVCLRFYTERISLDPCLFSLATPSYAEDFSLRWLGYSKQYKMTVHNVWDQFDGLTFNINEWISVCATWDANSGLAQMFVNGVASIKKELGPKEFFKGNPVITLGQCQTQYDGGFQSQSIFTGFIADVHVHGQVLTTRQIETYMDVKTKYKLGDYINWHNLMYTIDGSARVEEKHQVTF